In Hwangdonia lutea, a single window of DNA contains:
- a CDS encoding M28 family metallopeptidase, translating into MKKVLLCLLIGVLSVSVFSQAEITEKELKDHMLFLTSEKNAGRYPGGKANRRVVKYLKKEFKNIGVKHFDMGYKQTFNATLRVEKGIDKKPVVKTCNVVGFIEGNDVALKNEYIVLGAHYDHLGLGGPSSKSDKKHTIHYGADDNASGTAALLEIAEKIASQKHLLKRSIIFIAFGAEEQGLLGSKYFVDNPLVPLSQIKLMINMDMVGRMNKEKHVYMGGAGTFPDGVDFMQTLGKSLNLTPIVHAGSVGGSDHVSFYKKGISVLGMHTGGHPQYHKPEDTIDLINFEGQKQVADYIFKTIMKLATTDYNMVFIKQD; encoded by the coding sequence ATGAAAAAGGTTTTACTGTGTTTATTGATTGGCGTTTTAAGCGTAAGCGTGTTTTCACAGGCTGAAATAACAGAAAAGGAATTAAAAGACCACATGTTGTTTTTAACATCTGAAAAAAATGCAGGTCGATATCCCGGAGGAAAAGCTAATAGGCGTGTTGTTAAATATTTAAAAAAGGAGTTTAAGAATATAGGTGTTAAGCATTTTGATATGGGGTATAAACAAACCTTTAATGCGACTTTAAGGGTTGAAAAAGGCATAGATAAAAAACCTGTTGTAAAAACCTGTAATGTAGTTGGTTTTATTGAAGGCAACGATGTTGCGCTTAAAAATGAATATATTGTTTTGGGCGCACACTACGATCATTTGGGTTTGGGCGGGCCATCATCAAAATCCGATAAAAAACATACCATTCATTACGGTGCCGATGATAATGCCAGCGGTACCGCAGCCTTATTGGAAATAGCCGAAAAAATAGCAAGTCAAAAACATCTTTTAAAACGCAGTATTATATTTATTGCTTTTGGTGCCGAAGAACAAGGGTTGTTAGGGAGCAAGTATTTTGTTGATAATCCTTTAGTGCCGTTATCTCAAATTAAATTAATGATTAATATGGATATGGTTGGCAGAATGAATAAAGAAAAGCACGTTTATATGGGCGGTGCGGGTACATTTCCAGATGGTGTTGATTTTATGCAAACCTTGGGCAAATCGTTAAATTTAACACCCATTGTGCATGCCGGTTCTGTGGGCGGATCCGATCATGTATCGTTTTACAAAAAAGGTATTTCGGTTTTAGGGATGCATACGGGTGGACACCCGCAATATCATAAACCAGAAGATACGATTGATTTAATAAATTTTGAAGGGCAAAAACAGGTTGCCGATTATATTTTCAAAACGATTATGAAGCTTGCCACGACAGATTATAACATGGTGTTTATTAAGCAAGATTAA
- a CDS encoding prolyl oligopeptidase family serine peptidase produces the protein MKKILVIICALTLTVSCKNGKEEKNVVVNYPETKTVDTVDTYFGVEVKDPYRWLEDDRSAETEAWVKTQNQSTYAYLDHIPFRDELKNRLSELWNYEKIGAPFIEGEYTYFSKNNGLQNQNVYYRKKGNEEAEVFLDPNTFSKDGTISLGGGLSFSKDSDMLAYSISEGGSDWRKIIVMDPETREVVEDTLKDVKFSGISWYKNEGFYYSSYDKPEGSELSAKTDQHKLYYHKLGSPQKDDVLVFGGKPEEKHRYISGSVTEDNRFLIISAKVSTSGNKLFIKDLSNPKSKLVTILDHTDSDTYIIENEGSKLFLVTNLNAPNKKIVTVDASNPTPEHWEDFIAETENVLNPSTGGGFFFAKYMVDALSQVKQYDYNGVLIRDVELPGLGTVSGFGGKKKDKELYFSFTNYNTPSSLYKFNPETGETKSYWKPSIAFDSNDYVSNQVFYTSKDGTKIPMMITHHKNLVINGKNPTILYGYGGFNISLTPSFSIANAVWMEQGGILAVPNLRGGGEYGKIWHNAGTQMKKQNVFDDFIAAGEYLIENNYTSSDYLAIRGGSNGGLLVGAVMTQRPDLAKVALPAVGVLDMLRYHTFTAGAGWAYDYGTAEQSKDMFEYLKGYSPLHNVKEGVEYPATLITTGDHDDRVVPAHSFKFAAELQSKQAGTNPTLIRIETDAGHGAGTPVSKTIEQYADIFGFTLYNMGFDVLPSKTKEKIKG, from the coding sequence ATGAAAAAAATATTAGTTATTATTTGCGCACTTACACTTACTGTAAGTTGTAAAAATGGAAAAGAAGAAAAAAATGTAGTTGTGAATTATCCTGAAACAAAAACGGTAGACACCGTTGACACATACTTTGGCGTAGAGGTTAAAGACCCGTACCGCTGGCTAGAAGACGATAGAAGCGCGGAAACCGAAGCATGGGTAAAAACGCAAAACCAAAGCACTTATGCGTATTTAGATCATATTCCGTTTAGAGACGAACTCAAAAATCGTTTATCTGAACTATGGAATTACGAAAAAATAGGAGCTCCGTTTATTGAAGGCGAATACACGTATTTTTCAAAAAATAATGGTTTACAGAATCAAAATGTTTATTACAGAAAAAAAGGCAATGAAGAAGCCGAAGTGTTTTTAGACCCGAATACCTTTTCTAAAGACGGCACCATTTCGTTAGGTGGTGGTCTTAGCTTTTCAAAAGACAGCGATATGTTGGCGTATTCCATCTCTGAAGGTGGTAGCGATTGGCGAAAGATAATTGTTATGGATCCTGAAACACGAGAGGTTGTTGAAGACACCCTTAAAGATGTAAAATTCAGCGGTATTTCTTGGTATAAAAACGAAGGGTTTTACTATTCCAGTTACGATAAACCGGAGGGTAGCGAACTTTCGGCAAAAACCGATCAGCACAAATTATATTACCATAAATTAGGAAGCCCTCAAAAAGATGACGTTTTGGTTTTTGGTGGCAAACCTGAAGAAAAGCACAGGTATATTTCGGGTAGCGTAACCGAAGATAACCGCTTTTTAATTATTTCGGCTAAAGTTTCTACATCGGGCAACAAGCTGTTTATAAAAGATTTATCCAATCCTAAAAGTAAGCTTGTTACCATTTTAGACCATACCGACAGCGACACATATATTATAGAAAACGAAGGTAGCAAACTGTTTTTGGTAACCAACCTAAACGCACCAAACAAAAAAATAGTAACGGTTGATGCTTCTAATCCAACCCCAGAACATTGGGAGGATTTTATCGCTGAAACCGAAAACGTTTTAAACCCTTCAACGGGAGGTGGTTTTTTCTTTGCCAAGTATATGGTTGATGCACTTTCTCAAGTAAAACAATACGATTATAATGGCGTATTAATAAGAGATGTTGAGCTGCCCGGTTTAGGTACTGTAAGCGGTTTTGGAGGCAAAAAGAAGGATAAGGAATTATATTTCTCATTTACCAATTACAACACGCCTTCCAGCCTTTATAAATTCAATCCAGAAACCGGAGAAACCAAATCGTATTGGAAACCGTCTATTGCGTTTGACAGTAATGATTATGTTTCCAACCAAGTGTTTTATACCTCAAAGGATGGCACCAAAATACCCATGATGATTACGCATCATAAAAACCTGGTTATCAACGGAAAAAATCCAACCATTTTATATGGCTATGGCGGATTTAACATTAGCCTAACACCCTCGTTTAGTATTGCCAATGCAGTTTGGATGGAACAAGGCGGTATACTTGCTGTTCCTAATTTACGTGGTGGTGGCGAATACGGTAAAATTTGGCACAATGCGGGTACGCAAATGAAAAAGCAAAATGTATTTGACGATTTTATAGCAGCAGGTGAATACTTAATTGAGAACAACTACACCTCATCTGATTATTTAGCTATCCGTGGCGGATCAAATGGTGGTTTATTGGTTGGTGCTGTTATGACTCAGCGTCCGGATTTGGCCAAAGTCGCATTGCCCGCCGTTGGTGTTTTAGATATGCTGCGCTACCATACTTTTACAGCTGGAGCGGGTTGGGCATACGATTACGGAACAGCCGAGCAAAGCAAAGACATGTTTGAATATCTTAAAGGTTACTCCCCATTACATAACGTAAAAGAAGGCGTAGAATACCCAGCAACTTTAATAACCACTGGCGATCATGACGACAGGGTGGTGCCGGCGCACAGCTTCAAATTTGCAGCCGAATTACAAAGCAAACAAGCGGGAACAAACCCAACTTT